A single genomic interval of Primulina huaijiensis isolate GDHJ02 chromosome 7, ASM1229523v2, whole genome shotgun sequence harbors:
- the LOC140980998 gene encoding probable serine/threonine-protein kinase PBL23, with protein sequence MKSCFSCCLSGEKSQKRSLKKSIQEFKKTNSVASFANISFKSDASRRRYIAEEIEKLGKGNISAEIFTFHDLSVATQNFNLETLLGEGGFGRVYKGRIESKNMDVAVKQLDRNGFQGNREFLVEVLILSLLHHPNLVNLVGYCADGKQRILVYEYMHNGSLEDHLLNVSPEKEPLDWHTRMKIAEGAARGLEYLHETANPPVIYRDFKASNILLDENFNPKLSDFGLAKLGPIGGDTHVSTRVMGTYGYCAPEYASTGQLTTKSDVYSFGVVFLEIITGRRVIDTSKPSEEQNLITWAQPLFKDKKKFHLMADPLLEGNYPEKALYQALAIAAMCLQEEASIRPLISDVVTALEYLSGGKSPGEAGEDEEQQEDGGGQT encoded by the exons ATGAAGAGTTGTTTCTCGTGTTGCTTGTCAGGAGAGAAGAGCCAGAAAAGATCCTTGAAGAAGAGCATTCAAGAATTCAAGAAGACGAATTCTGTGGCCTCTTTtgcaaatatatcatttaaatcTG ATGCCAGCAGGAGAAGATATATAGCAGAAGAAATAGAAAAGCTTGGGAAGGGAAATATATCTGCTGAAATTTTCACATTTCACGACCTTTCTGTTGCTACTCAGAACTTCAATCTTGAAACTTTGTTGGGCGAAGGCGGCTTCGGAAGGGTGTACAAAGGCCGGATCGAAAGCAAGAACATG GATGTTGCAGTGAAGCAACTCGATAGAAACGGCTTCCAGGGGAACAGAGAATTTCTTGTGGAGGTTTTGATACTGAGCCTTCTTCACCATCCCAATCTTGTGAATTTAGTCGGATATTGCGCTGATGGCAAGCAGAGAATCTTAGTTTACGAGTACATGCACAATGGTTCTTTGGAAGACCACCTCCTAA ACGTAAGTCCGGAGAAAGAGCCACTTGATTGGCATACCAGAATGAAAATTGCCGAAGGGGCAGCACGAGGGCTTGAATATTTGCATGAAACAGCAAATCCTCCGGTGATCTATCGTGATTTTAAGGCGTCGAACATACTTTTAGACGAAAACTTTAACCCAAAACTGTCGGATTTCGGCCTAGCAAAGTTAGGCCCTATTGGTGGAGACACCCATGTTTCCACCAGGGTGATGGGAACGTACGGGTATTGTGCACCCGAGTACGCCTCCACCGGCCAGCTGACAACGAAGTCCGACGTTTACAGCTTTGGTGTCGTGTTTTTGGAAATAATCACAGGCCGGAGAGTCATCGACACTTCCAAACCAAGCGAAGAGCAGAATCTAATAACTTGG GCACAGCCATTGTTTAAAGACAAGAAAAAGTTCCATTTAATGGCAGATCCATTGCTGGAAGGGAATTACCCGGAAAAGGCCCTATATCAAGCTCTTGCTATAGCTGCAATGTGTCTCCAAGAAGAAGCCTCCATTCGACCTTTGATCAGCGACGTCGTCACGGCACTTGAATATCTATCTGGAGGCAAAAGCCCGGGTGAGGCCGGTGAAgatgaagaacaacaagaagaTGGTGGTGGCCAAACATGA